The proteins below are encoded in one region of Ereboglobus luteus:
- a CDS encoding exo-beta-N-acetylmuramidase NamZ domain-containing protein — protein MQAFINDAIAEGHCPGAVLWVEHNGERFHSAFGKRALVPAVETMTEDTIFDLASLTKVVACTPSVMLLVERGQIKLDEPVRTYIPEFAGDGKERITVRQLMTHTSGLRPGIETKSGWSGAAAAIEKACAEIPRTPPGTAFRYSDINFFMLGEIVRRVSGVPLSEFAAREIFAPLKMADTGYLPAPEKLPRIAPTEVVQDKKPWRGVVHDPTARKMGGVAGHAGLFSTAADLARYARMLLNEGELDGARIFKPETVRLMTSLQTSGDLPPRALGWDIASGYSRPRGKIFPFGSYGHTGFTGTILWIDPHSRTFYIFLSNRNHPTRESSIVPLYSKLGTLTAEIVGDFNFAGVPGVPADKDLTARIESPIPATKRAASRAKVLNGIDVLVKNNFAPIKGKRLGLITNHTGHDRERNPTIDLLKNAPGVNLVALFGPEHGIRGEHDVSKIEDGRDTKTGLPVYSLYLGKRRKPLPKQLEGIDALVFDIQDIGCRFYTYASTMGLAIEAAAENGKEIFILDRLNPINAAAVEGPVLAEPPTFVGFFRVPLRHGMTVGELAKMYNAEKKLGAKLTVIQVENWTRALWFDQTGQPWTNPSPNMRNLKQAALYPGVGLVEFSLSVGRGTDTPFEQVGAPYIDELAFAEKLNAEGLPGVRFAPIRFTPTASIHKGAECGGVYIMLTDLQAYNSVDIGIILARTLYQMYPDQFPVDKVSRLLLHKPTLEAIKSGKTLAEIHALWKSEQDEFMKRREKFLIYR, from the coding sequence ATGCAGGCCTTCATCAACGACGCCATCGCGGAGGGGCATTGTCCGGGCGCGGTGTTGTGGGTCGAGCACAACGGCGAGCGTTTTCATTCGGCGTTCGGAAAACGCGCGCTCGTTCCGGCGGTGGAAACGATGACCGAGGACACGATTTTCGACCTCGCCTCGCTCACGAAAGTCGTGGCGTGCACGCCGTCCGTGATGCTGCTCGTGGAGCGCGGACAAATCAAACTGGACGAGCCGGTGCGCACCTACATCCCCGAGTTCGCGGGAGACGGCAAGGAGCGGATAACCGTCCGGCAATTGATGACGCACACCTCCGGCCTGCGTCCCGGCATCGAAACAAAATCGGGTTGGAGTGGCGCGGCGGCCGCGATCGAAAAGGCCTGCGCAGAAATTCCGCGCACGCCGCCGGGCACGGCGTTTCGTTACAGCGACATCAACTTTTTTATGCTCGGCGAAATTGTCCGCCGCGTCAGCGGAGTGCCGCTGTCCGAGTTTGCCGCGCGCGAAATTTTCGCACCGCTAAAAATGGCCGACACCGGCTACCTTCCCGCGCCGGAAAAACTGCCGCGCATCGCGCCGACGGAAGTCGTCCAAGACAAAAAGCCGTGGCGCGGCGTCGTTCACGATCCGACAGCGCGAAAGATGGGCGGCGTCGCCGGGCACGCGGGGCTGTTCTCCACAGCAGCGGACTTGGCGCGTTACGCGCGGATGCTGCTCAACGAGGGCGAGCTTGACGGCGCGCGCATTTTCAAGCCCGAGACGGTCAGGTTGATGACCAGCTTGCAGACGTCAGGCGACCTTCCGCCGCGCGCGCTGGGCTGGGACATTGCCAGCGGTTACAGCCGCCCGCGCGGAAAGATTTTTCCATTCGGCTCCTACGGGCACACCGGTTTCACGGGCACGATTTTGTGGATCGATCCCCACTCGCGCACATTTTATATATTCCTTTCCAATCGCAACCATCCCACCCGCGAGTCGAGCATCGTGCCGCTCTATTCCAAGCTCGGCACGCTGACGGCGGAAATCGTGGGCGATTTTAATTTCGCCGGCGTCCCGGGCGTGCCCGCGGACAAGGATTTGACGGCGCGAATCGAATCCCCGATTCCCGCGACCAAACGCGCCGCTTCCCGCGCGAAGGTTTTGAACGGCATCGACGTGCTGGTGAAAAACAACTTCGCGCCGATCAAGGGTAAACGCCTCGGCCTGATAACCAATCACACAGGGCACGACCGCGAGCGCAACCCGACCATTGATCTTCTCAAGAATGCGCCCGGCGTGAACCTCGTGGCGCTCTTTGGTCCCGAGCACGGAATTCGCGGCGAGCACGATGTGAGCAAAATAGAAGACGGTCGCGACACCAAAACCGGCTTGCCCGTTTACAGCCTCTACCTTGGCAAACGGCGCAAGCCCCTGCCCAAACAACTCGAAGGCATCGACGCGCTGGTGTTCGACATTCAGGACATCGGCTGCCGGTTCTACACCTACGCGTCCACGATGGGACTGGCCATCGAGGCGGCGGCGGAAAACGGAAAGGAAATTTTTATCCTCGACCGACTGAACCCGATCAACGCCGCCGCCGTCGAAGGTCCGGTGCTGGCCGAGCCGCCGACATTTGTGGGTTTCTTCCGCGTGCCGTTGCGGCACGGAATGACCGTGGGCGAACTGGCAAAAATGTATAACGCCGAAAAAAAACTCGGCGCGAAACTGACCGTCATCCAAGTGGAAAATTGGACGCGCGCCCTGTGGTTTGACCAAACGGGGCAGCCTTGGACAAATCCCTCGCCCAACATGCGCAACCTGAAACAAGCCGCGCTTTACCCGGGTGTCGGCTTGGTGGAATTTTCGCTGTCCGTGGGGCGCGGCACCGACACGCCCTTCGAGCAAGTCGGCGCGCCCTACATCGACGAGCTTGCGTTCGCGGAAAAACTCAACGCCGAGGGATTGCCCGGTGTGCGTTTCGCGCCCATCCGTTTCACGCCGACCGCCAGCATCCACAAGGGCGCGGAATGCGGCGGCGTTTACATCATGCTCACCGATTTACAGGCTTACAATTCGGTCGATATCGGAATCATCTTGGCGCGGACGCTGTATCAAATGTATCCGGACCAATTTCCCGTCGATAAAGTCAGCCGCCTGCTTCTTCACAAACCGACGCTCGAGGCGATCAAGTCGGGCAAAACACTCGCGGAAATCCACGCGCTTTGGAAGAGCGAGCAGGACGAGTTTATGAAGCGTCGCGAAAAGTTTTTGATTTACAGGTAG